The sequence below is a genomic window from Draconibacterium halophilum.
GAATAGAATTGGCTGTCTTCCCCCTCCCAGGGCTTAATATTTCTTCAAAATTTCTGAGGAACATGAGAACCGGCAATGAGTCGGATGTAATTCTACGCCTCAAATTTTAATTAAATATTAGTTTAATCTCTTGTCTCGTGGCAAGAAAAGAAGTCAATTATTCATGAAAAAATCATATTTGTTATTACACTCTGCTGTAATATTTCTTGGATTTTCCGGAGTCTTCGGGAAGCTCATTTCACTGAATGAAGGTTTAATAACTTGGTACAGAGTATTTTTCTCAGCCATCATTCTTTACATCGTTTTAAAACTGTTAAAAATAAGAAATACAATTTGTTTCAGAGAAAAAGTGAATATTGCTAAAGTCGGAATTCTTATTACATTGTCTTGGGTGTTGTTTTTTGCGAGCATTAAATATTCCAACATCTCGATAGGAGTAATTTGTTATTGTATGGCAAGTTTCTTCACCGCAATCTTCGAACCATTGATCAACAAACGGAGATTCAGACCATCAGAATTTGTTTTAAGTGTAATCACTTTGTTAGGTATTAGTTTAATCTTTCGTTTTGATAGTTCTTATCGCTTAGGCATTGTTCTAGGTGTAATTGCTCCGGCATTTGCATCACTATACACCGTCTACAATGAACGTTTGGTCAAAACCTACGATAGCAAACTAATTAATTACTACCAGATGCTTGGTGGAACATTTGGGCTGGGTATTTTTCTGCCTTTGTATTTACATTATTTCCCAACAGAAACCATTATTCCTGGAATTCGTGATATATTTTACCTTCTATTATTAGCACTTTTCTGTACGGTGGGGGTTTATGTCTCATTAACCTCAATACTAAAAAGACTCTCTGCTTTTACTGTAAATCTAAGCCTGAATCTAGAGCCAGTCTACGCAATCCTTATTGCGTTTCTGTTTTTTGGAGAATATAAGCAAATTAACTTTTCTTTTTATATCGGATTGTTTTTTGTTGTACTCTCTGTTGGATTACAAATACTAATTTCGCTACGTCAATCACGAAGAGTTGACATAATTTAAAAGGAATGGTACAAGCTCACTCTTGTACCATTCCTATTTTAACGAAACAACATTTTTACTCCGTGTGATAATTTATGTTTCAACTGTTATTCAAGCACATACAG
It includes:
- a CDS encoding DMT family transporter gives rise to the protein MKKSYLLLHSAVIFLGFSGVFGKLISLNEGLITWYRVFFSAIILYIVLKLLKIRNTICFREKVNIAKVGILITLSWVLFFASIKYSNISIGVICYCMASFFTAIFEPLINKRRFRPSEFVLSVITLLGISLIFRFDSSYRLGIVLGVIAPAFASLYTVYNERLVKTYDSKLINYYQMLGGTFGLGIFLPLYLHYFPTETIIPGIRDIFYLLLLALFCTVGVYVSLTSILKRLSAFTVNLSLNLEPVYAILIAFLFFGEYKQINFSFYIGLFFVVLSVGLQILISLRQSRRVDII